A genome region from Dehalococcoidales bacterium includes the following:
- a CDS encoding archease yields MVKDFELMEHTADVGIVAYGAGIAEAFANAGRALFSLITEPDGINETEYRDIEVTAPDRESLLVAWLNELIFLFDAEGMLFKRFDITNLSTTRLKARAYGEVADISRHILKVGVKAATYHMLEVDSSNGSRVQVLFDI; encoded by the coding sequence ATGGTGAAGGACTTCGAGCTCATGGAGCATACCGCCGATGTGGGCATTGTGGCCTACGGTGCCGGCATTGCTGAGGCGTTTGCCAATGCCGGCCGGGCCCTCTTCAGCCTGATTACCGAACCCGACGGTATTAACGAGACAGAGTACCGCGATATCGAGGTAACCGCGCCTGACCGGGAAAGCCTGCTCGTAGCGTGGCTGAATGAGCTTATCTTCCTGTTCGATGCTGAGGGCATGCTCTTCAAGCGGTTCGACATCACTAATCTCAGCACTACCCGACTCAAAGCCAGAGCCTATGGCGAGGTCGCTGACATTTCCCGTCACATACTGAAGGTGGGGGTCAAGGCTGCCACCTACCACATGCTCGAGGTCGACAGCAGCAACGGCAGCCGCGTCCAGGTATTGTTTGACATATAG
- a CDS encoding DUF2953 domain-containing protein yields the protein MLALYIIAGIVLLVILLFSIPVDLAFDVATYQRGGGRLRVGWFFGLVGKELLPGRKRRLPKVKKAGEVKRAKKKPDLALLIPVLRTRGLVAGVVRLFRRIFRSLHVRELDASLRLGLPDPADTGLMYGLCWPVFAFRGFSSAVRFRMEPAFEGPVFEADLKGSVRVYPAQVAANAVRFVLSPPGLRVIRLMVVSRWKKRK from the coding sequence GTGCTTGCCCTGTACATTATTGCGGGCATTGTTCTGCTGGTCATCCTGCTGTTCTCCATACCGGTCGACCTGGCGTTTGACGTCGCGACGTACCAGAGAGGCGGCGGGCGGTTGAGGGTGGGCTGGTTCTTCGGGCTGGTGGGGAAGGAGCTGCTGCCCGGCAGGAAGAGACGCCTGCCGAAGGTGAAGAAGGCCGGGGAGGTCAAAAGAGCCAAGAAGAAGCCCGACCTGGCTCTTCTCATCCCGGTGCTCAGGACCAGGGGACTGGTGGCCGGGGTAGTCCGTCTGTTCAGACGGATATTCCGCAGCCTCCACGTTCGGGAGCTGGATGCCAGCCTCCGGTTGGGCCTGCCGGACCCGGCAGACACCGGCCTGATGTACGGCCTTTGCTGGCCTGTTTTTGCCTTTCGCGGCTTCTCCAGCGCCGTCCGGTTCCGGATGGAGCCTGCTTTCGAAGGGCCTGTCTTCGAGGCGGACCTGAAGGGAAGTGTGAGGGTCTATCCGGCACAGGTGGCGGCAAATGCCGTCCGTTTTGTCCTTTCTCCCCCGGGTCTGCGCGTTATCAGGTTGATGGTGGTATCACGGTGGAAAAAGAGGAAATAA
- a CDS encoding spore germination protein GerW family protein translates to MADVEQLVKTTLGEIERILSTKAVVGEPMTIEGNTIIPLVSVGFGFGGGGGSGGGKDKTEGSGTGTGGGGGVKPLGIIVVNADGVKIEPIRGASAAVVEAVADGIARMMEKRREKKED, encoded by the coding sequence ATGGCAGACGTGGAGCAACTGGTAAAAACAACTCTCGGCGAAATCGAGCGAATCCTTTCGACCAAGGCGGTGGTTGGTGAGCCAATGACCATCGAAGGCAACACCATCATACCGCTGGTTAGTGTGGGATTCGGCTTCGGTGGTGGCGGTGGTTCCGGCGGAGGTAAGGATAAGACTGAGGGTAGCGGTACCGGTACCGGCGGCGGAGGAGGAGTCAAACCCCTCGGCATCATCGTCGTCAATGCAGATGGTGTGAAGATTGAGCCTATCAGGGGGGCATCGGCTGCTGTGGTCGAGGCCGTAGCCGATGGTATCGCCAGGATGATGGAGAAGCGCCGGGAGAAGAAAGAAGATTAG
- a CDS encoding RtcB family protein, with amino-acid sequence MMWRETLNRLDDYCWEIPTSYKEGMRVSGRVFASESMLDHILQEQVFQQVANVAFLPGIVGHSLAMPDVHWGYGFPIGGVAATRVSDGVVSPGGVGFDINCGVRLLTTSLTAEEVSPKIESLTAELYTNVPSGLGSKGRLRVSEKELDEVMVKGSLWAVEKGYGEPADIDATEESGCIRGANPEKVSNKAKQRGIPQLGTLGSGNHFLEVERVSEIYDRDAARSMGIEEVDQVVVMVHCGSRGLGHQVCTDYVATLGNAVRKYAINLPDRQLACAPIQSPEGQAYLEAMACAANYAWTNRQCIAHWVRESLVKVFGKSRRELGLAQVYDVAHNIAKIEEHTVDGEKLTVCVHRKGATRAFPPGHPDVPQACREIGQPVLIPGDMGRGSYIAVGTETAMKMTFGSTCHGAGRAQSRSAAKRSQRGADVARSLAARGITVRAGSMGGLAEEAPEAYKDVDEVVDVTQRAGISRKIVRTIPIGVIKG; translated from the coding sequence ATGATGTGGCGAGAGACGCTGAACCGGCTCGACGACTACTGCTGGGAGATACCCACAAGCTACAAAGAGGGCATGAGAGTGTCCGGCCGGGTCTTTGCCAGCGAGTCCATGCTTGACCACATCCTCCAGGAACAGGTCTTCCAGCAGGTGGCCAACGTGGCCTTCCTCCCCGGTATCGTCGGGCATTCTCTGGCCATGCCGGACGTCCACTGGGGTTACGGCTTTCCCATCGGTGGAGTGGCGGCTACCAGGGTATCCGACGGCGTCGTGTCACCGGGCGGGGTAGGGTTTGACATCAACTGCGGCGTCAGGCTCCTGACAACGAGTCTTACCGCGGAAGAGGTAAGTCCGAAGATAGAGTCGTTGACTGCCGAGCTCTATACCAACGTGCCTTCCGGACTGGGCTCTAAGGGCAGGCTGCGTGTAAGCGAGAAGGAACTGGACGAGGTCATGGTTAAGGGCAGCCTCTGGGCAGTGGAAAAGGGCTATGGTGAGCCGGCGGACATCGACGCCACCGAGGAGTCCGGCTGCATCAGGGGGGCCAATCCGGAGAAGGTCAGCAACAAAGCCAAACAGCGCGGGATACCACAACTGGGGACTCTGGGCTCAGGCAACCATTTCCTCGAAGTGGAGCGGGTGAGCGAGATATATGACCGCGATGCTGCCCGGTCGATGGGTATCGAGGAGGTGGACCAGGTGGTTGTCATGGTGCACTGCGGTTCTCGGGGCTTGGGACACCAGGTCTGCACGGACTACGTCGCCACGCTGGGGAATGCGGTGAGGAAGTATGCCATCAACCTCCCCGACCGCCAGCTTGCCTGCGCACCGATTCAGTCGCCGGAGGGGCAAGCCTACCTGGAGGCCATGGCCTGTGCCGCCAACTACGCCTGGACTAACCGGCAGTGCATCGCCCACTGGGTCAGGGAGTCCCTGGTCAAGGTCTTCGGCAAGAGCCGCCGGGAACTGGGACTGGCGCAGGTCTACGACGTGGCCCACAATATCGCCAAGATAGAAGAGCACACCGTGGATGGGGAGAAACTCACCGTCTGCGTCCACCGCAAGGGTGCTACCCGTGCCTTCCCGCCCGGACACCCGGATGTTCCTCAGGCTTGCCGGGAGATAGGGCAACCGGTACTGATTCCCGGCGACATGGGTCGCGGCTCTTACATTGCCGTGGGTACCGAGACCGCCATGAAGATGACCTTTGGCTCCACCTGTCACGGTGCGGGCAGAGCACAGAGTCGGTCGGCGGCCAAGCGGAGCCAGCGGGGTGCCGATGTCGCCAGGTCACTGGCTGCCAGGGGAATAACAGTCAGGGCAGGCAGCATGGGCGGCCTGGCCGAGGAGGCCCCCGAGGCCTATAAGGACGTGGACGAAGTAGTTGACGTGACCCAGAGGGCGGGCATTTCCCGCAAGATAGTGAGGACAATACCGATAGGTGTCATCAAGGGTTAG
- a CDS encoding DUF6612 family protein: MKSLIAVISLVILLSFPLLGCQTAIVETITSPPSVEEIVENAVDYLTNITTLEFDVDLTVDIAGEENGETVEASMVSKITGAVNVISKDGKVEMSVTIDSPGEATIEADMDMYFVDDTMYTLMEIPTLGNISMWVKSDIPPEMHGQMTQVEDQVDLLRLSEVKLIGTETVAGKVCYVLELVPNPDALWEFVSQKMAATGVPVPTLEEETIIRDIARNYSAKQWITIDNFLLCKAAMDMEMTISDTTMDITMTLVISDYNQPVSIELPPEAENAIEVDADELPW, translated from the coding sequence ATGAAGTCGTTAATAGCCGTAATTTCCCTTGTAATTTTATTGTCCTTTCCCCTGTTGGGGTGCCAGACAGCAATCGTGGAAACCATAACAAGTCCTCCCTCTGTAGAAGAAATAGTCGAAAACGCGGTCGATTACCTCACAAATATAACGACCCTCGAATTTGATGTGGACTTGACGGTGGACATAGCCGGCGAAGAGAATGGAGAAACTGTTGAAGCATCGATGGTATCGAAAATAACCGGTGCGGTTAACGTTATCAGCAAGGATGGAAAGGTGGAGATGAGTGTCACCATAGATTCTCCCGGTGAAGCCACAATCGAAGCGGACATGGATATGTACTTCGTCGATGATACTATGTACACGTTGATGGAGATACCGACACTGGGCAATATCTCAATGTGGGTCAAATCTGATATCCCCCCGGAAATGCATGGACAGATGACGCAGGTTGAGGACCAGGTAGACCTGCTGAGACTTTCTGAAGTCAAGCTTATTGGAACTGAGACAGTAGCAGGAAAAGTCTGCTACGTACTCGAGCTGGTTCCGAACCCTGATGCACTCTGGGAATTCGTGTCTCAGAAGATGGCTGCAACCGGGGTGCCAGTACCCACCCTCGAAGAAGAAACTATCATCCGTGATATAGCACGTAATTACTCCGCAAAGCAGTGGATTACCATTGATAACTTCCTTCTCTGCAAGGCAGCAATGGATATGGAGATGACGATTTCGGACACCACTATGGATATCACTATGACTCTCGTAATCAGTGACTACAACCAGCCGGTCTCCATCGAGCTGCCTCCAGAAGCCGAGAATGCCATTGAAGTAGACGCGGACGAGCTTCCCTGGTAA